Proteins from a genomic interval of Acidobacteriota bacterium:
- the iadA gene encoding beta-aspartyl-peptidase, whose product MLLLANVDFYGPTPQGRTSLLLGGGAILRVGPDLALSGALGETVDLGGTIAVPGFIDAHVHITGGGGEGGYSTRTPELLLSDAIRGGVTTIVGCLGTDGMTRSLESLLAKARALDEEGITAFIWTGHYAVPVNTLTGSVERDLLLIDKVIGAGEVALSDHRSTQPTFDEFARLAAEARRGGILSGKAGVVNVHMGDGRRGLSLLRRIVDETEIPRSQFMPTHINRNPALFEEGIAWAKAGGFVDLTTSTVPAFLEEGEVKCSTGLRRMLDAGVDVSQVTFTSDGQGSLPGFDAQGRLQRLEVGRVTSLFGEVRDAVRGEGLALDTALRVITENPARILKLRGKGQLVEGADADIVLLDPATLDITGVLASGRWLMRDGVALVRGTFE is encoded by the coding sequence CCCGGACCTGGCGCTGTCCGGCGCGCTCGGGGAGACGGTCGATCTCGGCGGCACGATCGCCGTGCCAGGTTTCATCGATGCCCACGTGCACATCACGGGCGGTGGAGGCGAAGGCGGCTACTCGACGCGCACGCCGGAGCTGCTGCTTTCCGACGCCATTCGCGGCGGCGTGACGACGATCGTCGGTTGCCTGGGGACCGACGGGATGACGCGAAGCCTCGAGAGCCTGCTGGCCAAGGCGCGTGCCCTGGACGAAGAGGGCATCACCGCCTTCATCTGGACCGGGCATTACGCGGTGCCGGTCAACACGCTGACCGGCAGCGTCGAGCGCGATCTCCTCCTGATCGACAAGGTCATCGGAGCCGGAGAGGTCGCCCTCTCCGACCATCGATCGACCCAGCCCACCTTCGACGAGTTCGCGCGGCTCGCGGCCGAGGCCCGTCGCGGCGGCATCCTGTCGGGCAAGGCGGGCGTGGTCAACGTGCACATGGGCGACGGCCGGCGCGGCCTTTCACTACTGCGGCGGATCGTCGACGAGACCGAGATCCCGAGGTCGCAGTTCATGCCGACCCACATCAACCGCAACCCGGCGCTCTTCGAGGAAGGCATCGCCTGGGCGAAGGCCGGCGGATTCGTCGACCTCACGACGTCGACGGTGCCGGCGTTTCTCGAAGAAGGCGAAGTGAAGTGCAGCACGGGCCTGCGACGGATGCTCGACGCCGGCGTCGACGTGTCGCAGGTCACGTTCACGTCGGACGGTCAGGGCAGCCTCCCGGGCTTCGACGCGCAGGGCCGCTTGCAGCGCCTCGAGGTCGGCCGCGTCACGAGCCTGTTCGGCGAGGTGCGTGACGCCGTGCGCGGCGAGGGCCTCGCGCTCGACACGGCCCTCCGGGTCATCACCGAGAACCCCGCCCGGATCCTGAAGCTCCGTGGCAAGGGTCAGCTCGTCGAAGGTGCCGACGCCGACATCGTGCTGCTCGACCCCGCCACCCTCGACATCACCGGCGTCCTCGCCAGCGGGCGGTGGCTGATGCGCGACGGGGTCGCCCTCGTCCGCGGCACCTTCGAGTAG